A genomic region of Pseudomonas abietaniphila contains the following coding sequences:
- the glnA gene encoding glutamate--ammonia ligase, with the protein MSKSVQLIKDHDVKWIDLRFTDTKGTQHHVTMPARDALEDDFFEVGKMFDGSSISGWKGIEASDMILLPDDETAVLDPFTEEPTLILVCDIIEPSTMQGYDRDPRAIAHRAEEYLKSTGIGDTVFAGPEPEFFIFDEVKFKSDISGSMFKIFSEQGSWMSDADIEGGNKGHRPGIKGGYFPVPPFDHDHEIRTAMCNALEEMGQVVEVHHHEVATAGQNEIGVKFNTLVKKADEVQTLKYVVHNVADAYGRTATFMPKPLYGDNGSGMHVHMSIAKDGKNTFAGEGYAGLSDTALYFIGGIIKHGKALNGFTNPSTNSYKRLVPGFEAPVMLAYSARNRSASIRIPYVSSPRGRRIEARFPDPSANPYLAFAALLMAGLDGIQNKIHPGDAADKNLYDLPPEEAAEIPQVCGSLKEALEELDKGRAFLTKGGVFSDDFIDAYIALKSEEEIKVRTFVHPLEYELYYSC; encoded by the coding sequence ATGTCGAAGTCGGTTCAACTCATCAAAGATCATGACGTTAAGTGGATTGATCTGCGCTTCACGGACACCAAAGGCACTCAGCACCACGTGACCATGCCAGCTCGCGATGCGCTGGAAGACGATTTCTTCGAAGTCGGCAAAATGTTCGACGGTTCCTCCATCTCTGGCTGGAAAGGCATCGAAGCCTCCGACATGATCCTGCTGCCGGACGACGAAACCGCCGTTCTGGACCCGTTCACCGAAGAGCCGACCCTGATCCTGGTGTGCGACATCATCGAACCTTCGACCATGCAAGGTTACGACCGCGACCCACGCGCTATCGCTCACCGCGCCGAGGAATACCTGAAGTCCACCGGTATCGGTGACACCGTATTCGCCGGTCCAGAGCCAGAATTCTTCATCTTCGACGAAGTGAAGTTCAAATCCGACATCTCCGGTTCCATGTTCAAGATCTTCTCCGAACAAGGCTCCTGGATGTCCGACGCTGACATCGAAGGCGGCAACAAGGGCCACCGTCCTGGTATCAAAGGCGGCTACTTCCCGGTTCCACCGTTCGACCACGACCACGAAATCCGCACCGCAATGTGCAACGCCCTGGAAGAGATGGGCCAGGTCGTCGAAGTTCACCACCACGAAGTGGCAACTGCTGGCCAGAACGAAATCGGCGTGAAATTCAACACGCTGGTCAAGAAGGCTGACGAAGTTCAGACCCTGAAGTACGTTGTACACAACGTTGCCGACGCTTACGGCCGCACCGCTACCTTCATGCCTAAGCCTCTGTACGGCGACAACGGTTCGGGTATGCACGTCCACATGTCCATCGCCAAAGATGGCAAGAACACCTTCGCGGGCGAAGGCTATGCCGGCCTGTCCGACACCGCCCTGTACTTCATCGGCGGTATCATCAAGCACGGTAAGGCGCTGAACGGCTTCACCAACCCGTCGACCAACTCCTACAAGCGTCTGGTCCCAGGTTTCGAAGCTCCGGTCATGCTGGCCTACTCGGCTCGCAACCGTTCCGCTTCGATCCGTATTCCTTACGTCTCCAGCCCACGCGGCCGTCGTATCGAAGCACGTTTCCCGGACCCATCGGCTAACCCATACCTGGCCTTCGCAGCCCTGTTGATGGCTGGCCTGGACGGTATCCAGAACAAGATCCACCCTGGCGATGCAGCTGACAAAAACCTGTACGACCTGCCACCTGAAGAGGCTGCAGAGATCCCACAAGTTTGCGGCAGCCTGAAAGAAGCGCTGGAAGAACTGGACAAGGGCCGTGCGTTCCTGACCAAAGGCGGCGTGTTCAGCGACGACTTCATCGACGCTTACATCGCGCTGAAATCGGAAGAAGAAATCAAGGTACGTACCTTCGTACACCCACTGGAATACGAGCTGTACTACAGCTGCTGA
- a CDS encoding chorismate mutase, whose amino-acid sequence MLKQLQLVALTCGLVSSGLHAAPAQQPPVQLQPLIAAMELRLEIANDVARSKWHSGKPVQDSERERQVIQNAESRAGEFKLTGDDVREFMTAQMEANKMVQYARIEQWRETGHSPEKPDVSLTDGIRGRLDTLLPVLVQSYSAFQPYRSDTRCSGWVQSQIQQQTGDPVIVTALQRATGDLCRTTALQ is encoded by the coding sequence ATGCTTAAACAACTCCAACTCGTTGCCTTAACCTGCGGCCTGGTCTCAAGCGGCCTTCACGCCGCCCCCGCTCAGCAGCCTCCCGTGCAACTTCAGCCACTGATTGCGGCCATGGAGCTGAGGCTGGAAATTGCCAATGACGTGGCGCGCAGCAAATGGCACAGCGGCAAGCCGGTGCAGGACAGTGAGCGTGAGCGTCAGGTGATCCAGAACGCCGAATCACGGGCCGGCGAATTCAAGCTGACTGGCGACGACGTACGCGAATTCATGACGGCGCAGATGGAGGCCAACAAGATGGTGCAATACGCGCGCATCGAACAATGGCGCGAAACCGGCCACTCCCCGGAGAAACCCGATGTCAGCTTGACCGACGGCATTCGGGGTCGGCTGGATACGCTGCTGCCAGTGCTGGTGCAGAGTTACTCGGCGTTTCAGCCTTATCGCAGCGATACCCGATGTTCAGGCTGGGTGCAGTCGCAGATCCAGCAACAGACAGGTGATCCCGTGATAGTGACCGCCCTGCAACGAGCGACGGGCGATCTCTGCCGGACAACGGCGCTGCAGTGA
- a CDS encoding cupin domain-containing protein, producing the protein MFKPGSACLLLAMITLGGCVTAQTSSTSGASGVQSTVLLKSSSSWDGVSYDAYPASKPELTVVNIKIPANTALKWHEHPMPNAAYVVSGHLTVETREGGQSILLKPGDVLPEMVNRQHRGLTGNTAVELVVFYAGTPGMPLSSSQRDK; encoded by the coding sequence ATGTTCAAACCTGGTTCTGCCTGCCTGCTCCTGGCGATGATCACCCTCGGCGGATGCGTCACCGCTCAGACGTCCAGTACTTCTGGCGCCTCGGGCGTGCAATCAACCGTTCTGCTGAAAAGCTCAAGCTCCTGGGATGGCGTGTCTTATGACGCCTACCCTGCCAGCAAGCCTGAGCTGACGGTTGTGAATATCAAAATCCCCGCCAACACCGCCCTCAAATGGCACGAACACCCAATGCCCAATGCGGCCTACGTCGTGTCCGGCCACCTCACGGTGGAAACCCGGGAAGGGGGTCAGTCGATTCTGCTCAAGCCGGGCGATGTGCTGCCTGAAATGGTCAACCGGCAGCACCGAGGCTTAACGGGGAATACTGCGGTGGAGCTCGTTGTCTTCTATGCGGGTACCCCGGGAATGCCGCTCTCGTCCAGCCAACGTGATAAATAG
- a CDS encoding DUF4124 domain-containing protein: MQCALVCLLMLIGHSAVAEVYTYIDAEGNRVFTDQPRRNAKKVDIAPSNQIKAAPKKPSQASSAKTKPGPLFRYQLLRILAPEPDSTIRDIQGNLIVTVTNDPELQPGHTYRLLLDSKVYGEATRSPVFPLTNIDRGTHQLSVEIVDEFGRVAERTPNQPFHMLRISLAQKRLAQPCKTEDYGARPECPIKDKPPEEKSSFLPFF, from the coding sequence CTGCAATGCGCGCTTGTTTGCCTGTTGATGCTCATCGGTCACTCGGCGGTTGCCGAGGTGTACACCTACATCGACGCGGAAGGTAATCGGGTATTCACCGATCAACCGCGACGCAATGCCAAAAAGGTCGACATCGCCCCGAGCAACCAGATCAAGGCCGCACCGAAGAAACCCAGTCAGGCATCCAGCGCGAAGACCAAGCCCGGCCCTTTGTTTCGGTATCAGTTGCTGCGCATTCTGGCGCCGGAGCCGGACAGCACGATTCGCGATATACAAGGCAACCTTATCGTGACCGTCACCAACGACCCCGAGCTGCAACCCGGACACACCTATCGCCTGTTGCTGGACAGCAAGGTGTACGGCGAAGCCACTCGCAGCCCGGTGTTTCCACTGACCAACATTGATCGCGGTACGCATCAACTGTCGGTCGAGATCGTTGACGAGTTCGGCAGGGTGGCGGAACGGACGCCCAATCAGCCGTTCCACATGCTGCGGATATCCCTCGCGCAAAAGCGCCTCGCTCAACCCTGCAAGACCGAAGATTACGGCGCGCGCCCCGAATGCCCGATCAAGGACAAGCCGCCGGAAGAGAAGAGCAGCTTCCTGCCTTTTTTCTGA
- the mgrA gene encoding L-glyceraldehyde 3-phosphate reductase — MTYIAAQNRYERVPYRRVGRSGLVLPALSMGLWHNFGDSTPMDTQRAMLRTAFDLGINHFDLANNYGPPYGSAEINFGRLLREDFKQYRDELIISTKAGWDMWPGPYGQGGGSRKYVLASLDQSLQRMGLDYVDIFYSHRFDPDTPLEETAGALATAVQQGKALYIGISSYSGAKTREIAGLLKEWKVPLLIHQPAYNLLNRWVEKDLLDTTEELGSGVIAFTALAQGLLSDKYLNGIPKDARVNRPGGGSLQASHLSEQNIEHVRALNEIAKRRGQSLAQMALAWTLRDPRVTSALIGASRPEQIIENVGALDNLEFSQEELAEIDRFAVEGGINLWEKPSSAE, encoded by the coding sequence ATGACGTACATCGCTGCTCAAAACCGCTATGAACGCGTCCCGTATCGTCGAGTAGGCCGCAGCGGCCTGGTGTTGCCTGCCTTGTCGATGGGCCTGTGGCACAACTTCGGCGACAGCACCCCCATGGACACTCAGCGTGCCATGCTGCGGACCGCATTCGATCTGGGCATCAACCACTTTGACCTCGCCAACAACTATGGCCCGCCGTACGGCAGCGCTGAAATCAACTTCGGCCGCCTCCTGCGCGAAGACTTCAAGCAATACCGCGACGAGCTGATCATCTCCACCAAAGCCGGCTGGGACATGTGGCCGGGCCCTTACGGTCAGGGCGGTGGTTCACGCAAGTACGTGCTGGCGAGCCTCGATCAGAGCCTGCAGCGCATGGGTCTGGATTATGTGGATATCTTTTATTCACACCGCTTCGACCCGGACACCCCGCTGGAAGAAACCGCTGGCGCGTTGGCGACCGCAGTACAGCAGGGCAAGGCGCTGTACATCGGTATCTCTTCATACTCGGGCGCAAAAACCCGCGAGATCGCCGGTTTGCTGAAAGAGTGGAAAGTCCCGCTGCTGATTCACCAGCCCGCCTACAACCTGCTCAATCGCTGGGTTGAAAAGGACCTGCTGGACACGACCGAAGAGCTGGGCTCCGGCGTTATCGCCTTCACGGCACTGGCGCAGGGTCTGCTGTCGGACAAATACCTGAACGGCATTCCGAAGGATGCGCGGGTCAACCGTCCGGGCGGCGGTTCGCTGCAGGCGTCGCACCTGTCCGAGCAGAACATCGAGCACGTCCGCGCGCTGAACGAGATCGCTAAACGCCGCGGTCAGAGCCTGGCGCAGATGGCCTTGGCCTGGACACTGCGCGATCCGCGTGTCACCTCAGCGCTGATCGGTGCAAGCCGCCCTGAGCAGATCATCGAAAACGTCGGCGCCCTGGACAACCTTGAGTTCAGTCAGGAAGAGCTGGCGGAGATTGATCGATTCGCGGTGGAAGGCGGGATCAATCTGTGGGAGAAGCCGTCCTCGGCTGAGTAA
- a CDS encoding LysR family transcriptional regulator: MDIRQLSAFIAVFEERNITSAAQRLFTSQPTLSVTIRQLEEALGTTLFQRLPRGVDVTDDARTLYPQARRLLAEAHALSNQFRQRNDRLALDIGVEGDIASSHLEAFLALAYQVVPNLLLTLQDGCSGDARLSVEEDCCEDELFLPLWEEPFVLAIPAQHPLAQEAALDEADLANVQWITCPSHPSHQRLMELYNRSSASVAATAGTFTLALRLVAAGAGLAMLPESMASHHSGVTTRTAKTPNLNRRVGLCYAAQALDTPALRLLHAHLQGNTAL; the protein is encoded by the coding sequence ATGGATATTCGTCAACTCAGTGCGTTCATCGCGGTCTTTGAAGAGCGCAATATCACGTCGGCGGCGCAACGTCTGTTTACCAGCCAGCCGACGCTTTCGGTCACCATTCGCCAGCTCGAAGAGGCACTGGGCACGACGTTGTTCCAGCGCTTGCCCCGCGGAGTGGACGTGACGGATGACGCACGCACGCTTTATCCACAGGCTCGGCGATTGCTGGCCGAAGCCCATGCGCTGAGCAATCAGTTTCGGCAACGCAACGATCGGTTGGCACTCGACATCGGCGTCGAAGGTGACATCGCCTCCAGCCACCTCGAAGCTTTTCTGGCGTTGGCTTATCAGGTCGTCCCGAATCTGTTGCTCACGTTGCAGGACGGGTGCAGCGGCGATGCGCGGCTCTCGGTGGAAGAGGATTGCTGCGAGGACGAACTGTTTCTGCCGCTATGGGAGGAGCCGTTTGTGCTGGCGATCCCAGCCCAGCATCCACTGGCACAGGAGGCCGCACTGGATGAGGCCGACCTTGCCAACGTTCAATGGATCACCTGTCCCTCTCATCCTTCCCATCAGCGCCTGATGGAACTGTACAACCGCAGCTCCGCCTCCGTGGCCGCGACAGCCGGCACGTTCACGCTGGCGCTGCGGCTGGTGGCAGCGGGCGCGGGATTGGCGATGCTGCCTGAGTCCATGGCCAGTCACCATTCAGGCGTCACCACCCGAACAGCGAAGACCCCCAATCTCAATCGCCGGGTCGGGCTGTGTTACGCGGCGCAGGCCCTGGATACCCCGGCATTGCGTTTGCTGCACGCGCACCTGCAGGGAAACACCGCGCTGTAG
- the betT gene encoding choline transporter BetT, whose product MNAPVFYFAASFLLIFGVVVISFPQAAGEWLLAAQNWAANTVGWYYMLAMTLYLLFVVVTALSGYGKIKLGADHDEPEFSYLSWAGMLFAAGISITLFFFCVSEPLTHLMQPPQGEGGTTESARQAMQLLFLHWGLHGWGVFAFVGMALAYFAYRHNLPLALRSALYPLIGKRINGPIGYAVDGFGIIATIFGLGADMGFGVLHLNSGLDYLFGVPHTQWIQVGLITLMMGAAILVAVAGVDKGVRVMSDINMLLACALLLFVLFAGPTQHLLNTLVQNIGDYLGALPSKSFDVYAYNGPSDWLGGWTVFYWAWWIAWSPFVGLFIARISRGRTIREFVCGVLLIPLGFTLAWMSIFGNSAIDQVLNHGMTALGQAAIDDPSMALYLMLQSYPWSKTVIAVTVFISFVFFVTSADSGTVVLSTLSAKGGSPDEDGPKWLRVFWGVMTALITSGLLFSGSIDALKSAVVLTSLPFSLILLLMMWGLHKAFYMESQRQIAQLYSLAPVSGARRGGWRQRLSQAVHFPSRDEVYRFLDQTVRPAIEDVTAVFVEKGLSVVTQPDPANHTVGLEIGHGEERPFIYQVTMRGYFTPSFARAGMGSKQLNNRRYYRAEVHLSEGSQDYDLVGYTKEQVINDILDQYERHMQFLHLVR is encoded by the coding sequence ATGAACGCTCCCGTTTTCTATTTCGCCGCCAGCTTTCTCCTGATCTTTGGTGTTGTCGTCATCAGCTTTCCCCAAGCAGCTGGAGAGTGGCTTCTGGCCGCTCAAAACTGGGCTGCCAACACCGTTGGCTGGTACTACATGCTCGCCATGACGCTGTATCTGCTGTTTGTGGTGGTCACGGCCCTTTCGGGATACGGCAAGATCAAGCTCGGCGCGGATCATGACGAGCCCGAATTCAGCTACCTGTCATGGGCCGGCATGTTGTTCGCGGCCGGGATCAGCATCACGCTGTTCTTTTTCTGCGTCTCCGAACCGCTGACCCACCTCATGCAGCCGCCTCAAGGCGAGGGCGGTACGACTGAATCTGCGCGCCAGGCCATGCAGTTGCTGTTTCTGCACTGGGGCCTGCACGGTTGGGGCGTGTTCGCGTTCGTCGGCATGGCCCTGGCGTACTTCGCGTACCGCCACAACCTGCCGCTCGCGCTGCGTTCGGCGCTGTATCCGCTGATCGGCAAACGCATCAATGGCCCGATCGGGTATGCCGTGGACGGTTTCGGGATCATCGCAACCATTTTCGGTCTGGGTGCCGACATGGGGTTCGGCGTACTGCACCTGAATTCCGGGCTGGACTACCTGTTTGGCGTGCCGCACACCCAGTGGATTCAAGTGGGCCTGATCACATTGATGATGGGCGCGGCGATTCTGGTTGCGGTCGCCGGCGTCGACAAGGGCGTGCGCGTCATGTCGGACATCAACATGCTGCTGGCCTGCGCGCTGCTGCTGTTTGTGCTGTTCGCCGGGCCGACCCAGCACTTGCTCAATACACTGGTGCAGAACATCGGCGATTACCTCGGCGCGCTGCCATCCAAGAGTTTCGACGTCTATGCGTATAACGGTCCCAGCGACTGGCTGGGTGGCTGGACGGTGTTCTATTGGGCGTGGTGGATTGCCTGGTCGCCCTTCGTCGGGCTGTTCATCGCGCGTATCTCGCGCGGTCGGACCATCCGCGAGTTCGTCTGCGGCGTGCTGCTGATTCCCTTGGGCTTCACGCTGGCCTGGATGTCGATCTTCGGCAACAGCGCCATCGATCAAGTGCTCAACCACGGCATGACCGCGTTGGGGCAGGCGGCTATCGACGACCCGTCCATGGCGCTGTACCTGATGCTGCAGAGTTATCCCTGGAGCAAGACCGTCATCGCGGTCACCGTGTTCATCAGCTTTGTGTTCTTCGTGACCTCGGCGGATTCGGGCACTGTCGTGCTGTCCACGCTTTCCGCAAAAGGCGGCAGTCCGGATGAAGACGGTCCGAAGTGGTTGCGGGTGTTCTGGGGCGTGATGACGGCGTTGATTACCAGCGGTCTGCTGTTCTCCGGCAGCATCGATGCGCTGAAGTCGGCGGTGGTGCTGACGTCGTTGCCGTTTTCGCTGATCCTGCTGCTGATGATGTGGGGCCTGCACAAAGCGTTTTACATGGAGTCGCAACGCCAGATCGCGCAGCTGTATTCCCTGGCGCCGGTATCAGGCGCTCGGCGCGGCGGTTGGCGTCAACGTCTGAGTCAGGCGGTGCATTTCCCGTCGCGTGATGAGGTCTATCGGTTCCTGGATCAAACCGTACGTCCGGCCATCGAGGATGTTACTGCGGTGTTCGTGGAAAAAGGCCTGAGCGTGGTGACTCAACCTGATCCGGCCAATCACACGGTGGGCCTTGAAATCGGGCATGGCGAAGAGCGGCCGTTCATCTATCAGGTGACCATGCGTGGCTATTTCACGCCGTCCTTCGCCCGGGCCGGGATGGGCTCCAAGCAACTGAACAACCGCCGCTATTACCGTGCCGAGGTTCATCTGAGCGAAGGGAGTCAGGACTACGATCTGGTCGGCTACACCAAGGAGCAGGTCATCAACGACATCCTCGACCAGTACGAACGGCACATGCAGTTCTTGCATCTGGTGCGTTAG
- the ntrC gene encoding nitrogen regulation protein NR(I) — translation MSRSETVWIVDDDRSIRWVLEKALQQEGMTTQSFDSADGVMSRLARQQPDVIISDIRMPGASGLDLLARIREQHPRLPVIIMTAHSDLDSAVASYQGGAFEYLPKPFDVDEAVSLVKRANQHAQEQQGMDVAPTLTRTPEIIGEAPAMQEVFRAIGRLSHSNITVLINGESGTGKELVAHALHRHSPRSASPFIALNMAAIPKDLMESELFGHEKGAFTGAANLRRGRFEQADGGTLFLDEIGDMPADTQTRLLRVLADGEFYRVGGHTPVKVDVRIIAATHQNLETLVQAGKFREDLFHRLNVIRIHIPRMSDRREDIPTLARHFLSRAAQELAVEPKLLKAETEEYLKHLPWPGNVRQLENTCRWITVMASGREVHISDLPPELLSLPQDAAPVTNWEQALRQWADQALARGQSSLLDSAVPTFERIMIETALKHTAGRRRDAAVLLGWGRNTLTRKIKELGMKVDGGDDDEGDEG, via the coding sequence ATGAGCCGTAGTGAAACTGTCTGGATCGTCGATGACGACCGTTCCATCCGCTGGGTACTGGAAAAGGCCTTGCAGCAAGAAGGCATGACCACACAGAGCTTCGACAGTGCCGATGGCGTCATGAGCCGCCTGGCCCGTCAGCAACCGGACGTGATCATTTCCGACATTCGCATGCCGGGCGCCAGTGGCCTGGACCTGTTGGCGCGCATTCGCGAACAGCATCCACGCCTGCCGGTCATCATCATGACTGCGCACTCGGACCTGGACAGTGCCGTGGCCTCGTATCAAGGCGGCGCCTTCGAGTACCTGCCCAAGCCGTTCGACGTCGACGAAGCGGTTTCGCTGGTCAAGCGTGCCAATCAGCACGCTCAGGAACAACAGGGCATGGACGTCGCGCCTACCCTGACCCGCACCCCTGAAATCATCGGCGAAGCGCCGGCAATGCAGGAAGTGTTTCGCGCCATCGGTCGCTTGAGTCACTCCAATATCACGGTGTTGATCAACGGTGAGTCCGGTACCGGTAAGGAACTGGTCGCTCACGCCCTGCACCGCCACAGCCCGCGCTCGGCCTCGCCTTTTATCGCCCTGAACATGGCGGCGATCCCGAAGGATTTGATGGAGTCGGAACTGTTCGGCCATGAAAAAGGCGCGTTCACCGGTGCAGCGAACCTGCGTCGCGGACGTTTCGAGCAGGCCGACGGCGGCACCTTGTTTCTCGACGAAATCGGCGACATGCCGGCCGACACACAGACACGCCTGCTGCGTGTACTGGCAGACGGCGAGTTCTATCGGGTCGGTGGTCACACGCCGGTCAAGGTCGATGTACGGATCATTGCCGCCACTCACCAGAATCTGGAAACCCTGGTTCAGGCCGGCAAATTCCGTGAGGACTTGTTCCACCGCCTGAACGTGATTCGCATCCACATTCCGCGCATGTCCGATCGTCGTGAAGATATCCCGACGCTCGCCAGGCATTTCCTCAGCCGCGCCGCGCAAGAGCTCGCGGTCGAACCAAAGCTGCTGAAAGCCGAGACCGAGGAATACCTCAAGCACCTTCCGTGGCCGGGCAACGTACGCCAGCTGGAAAACACCTGCCGCTGGATCACCGTCATGGCCTCGGGCCGTGAAGTGCACATCAGCGATCTGCCGCCAGAGCTGCTGAGCCTGCCGCAGGACGCAGCACCGGTCACCAACTGGGAACAAGCCCTGCGTCAATGGGCGGACCAGGCACTGGCACGCGGTCAATCCAGCCTGCTGGACAGCGCGGTACCGACCTTCGAACGCATCATGATCGAAACCGCCCTGAAGCATACCGCGGGCCGTCGTCGCGACGCCGCCGTGTTGCTGGGCTGGGGCCGCAACACCTTGACCCGCAAGATCAAAGAGTTGGGCATGAAGGTTGATGGTGGGGATGACGACGAAGGGGATGAGGGCTAA
- a CDS encoding DUF4124 domain-containing protein, whose translation MRQCLALLLLVLALPAAAQIYKYTDANGNTAYSNQPPNGTRAETVELPPLNSVPTVAPAPATTSAPQNQSQAQQNTAAYTVLELTDLPDGEALRANNGSFTVGVAIQPRLQSGHLLQLVIDGRPYGQPTNIPRLQVMELDRGEHSLAVQVLQGAQLIQQSQTITLTVQRVHVGKP comes from the coding sequence ATGCGTCAATGTCTCGCCCTTCTGCTGCTGGTGCTTGCACTGCCCGCTGCCGCGCAGATCTACAAGTACACCGACGCCAACGGCAACACGGCCTACAGCAACCAGCCGCCCAACGGAACCCGGGCCGAGACGGTCGAGTTGCCACCGCTCAATAGCGTACCGACCGTTGCACCGGCGCCCGCCACCACGAGTGCGCCACAAAACCAGAGCCAGGCACAGCAAAACACAGCGGCCTACACCGTGCTGGAACTGACCGACCTGCCGGATGGCGAAGCGTTGCGCGCCAACAACGGCAGCTTTACGGTCGGCGTGGCAATCCAGCCACGCCTGCAGTCGGGGCATCTGCTGCAATTGGTAATCGATGGCAGACCTTACGGCCAGCCCACCAATATCCCGCGCCTGCAAGTGATGGAGCTCGATCGTGGCGAGCACAGCCTTGCCGTACAGGTCCTGCAGGGCGCCCAGTTGATCCAGCAAAGCCAGACCATCACCCTCACAGTGCAGCGAGTCCATGTCGGTAAACCTTAA
- the glnL gene encoding nitrogen regulation protein NR(II) codes for MTISDTLHRLLLDNLTTATILLNSDLRLEYMNPAAEMLLAISGQRSHGQFISELFTESAEALSSLRQAVEQAHPFTKREAMLTALTGQTLTVDYAVTPILSQGETMLLLEVHPRDRLLRITKEEAQLSKQETTKMLVRGLAHEIKNPLGGIRGAAQLLARELPEESLKDYTNVIIEEADRLRNLVDRMLGSNKLPSLAMTNVHEVLERVCSLVEAESQGCITLVRDYDPSIPDVLIDRDQMVQAVLNIVRNAMQAISGQNELRLGRISLRTRAMRQFTIGHVRHRLVSKIEIIDNGPGIPPELQETIFYPMVSGRPDGTGLGLAITQNIISQHQGLIECDSHPGHTTFSIFLPLEQGAAST; via the coding sequence ATGACTATCAGCGATACGTTGCACCGACTGTTACTCGACAACCTGACCACTGCCACGATTCTGCTCAACTCGGACTTGCGCCTGGAGTACATGAATCCTGCAGCTGAAATGCTGCTGGCGATCAGTGGTCAGCGCAGCCACGGGCAATTCATCAGTGAGCTGTTCACCGAGTCCGCCGAAGCCCTCAGTTCGCTTCGTCAAGCGGTGGAGCAGGCGCATCCGTTCACCAAGCGTGAAGCCATGCTGACCGCGCTGACCGGACAGACACTGACGGTCGATTACGCGGTGACGCCGATTCTGTCGCAAGGCGAAACCATGTTGCTGCTGGAAGTCCATCCACGGGATCGCCTGCTGCGCATCACCAAGGAAGAGGCTCAGCTGTCGAAGCAGGAAACCACCAAAATGCTGGTGCGTGGCCTTGCCCATGAAATAAAGAATCCGCTTGGCGGGATTCGCGGCGCCGCACAGCTGCTGGCGCGCGAACTGCCGGAAGAGAGCCTCAAGGACTACACCAACGTCATCATCGAGGAAGCCGATCGCCTGCGTAACCTGGTGGACAGGATGCTGGGCTCGAACAAGCTGCCCTCGTTGGCCATGACCAACGTTCATGAAGTGCTGGAACGCGTCTGCAGCCTGGTTGAAGCCGAGAGTCAGGGCTGCATCACACTGGTGCGCGATTACGATCCGAGCATCCCGGACGTGTTGATCGATCGGGATCAAATGGTTCAGGCCGTGCTCAACATTGTGCGCAATGCCATGCAGGCCATCAGCGGGCAGAACGAGCTGCGTCTTGGCCGGATCAGCCTGCGAACTCGCGCCATGCGCCAGTTCACGATAGGTCACGTGCGGCATCGGCTGGTCAGCAAAATCGAGATCATCGACAACGGTCCGGGCATCCCGCCGGAACTTCAAGAAACCATTTTCTACCCAATGGTCAGTGGCCGTCCGGACGGTACCGGGCTGGGCCTTGCCATCACCCAGAACATCATCAGTCAGCACCAGGGGCTGATCGAGTGTGACAGCCATCCTGGCCACACAACTTTCTCGATCTTCTTGCCGCTGGAACAAGGAGCAGCTTCGACATGA